A section of the Malania oleifera isolate guangnan ecotype guangnan chromosome 2, ASM2987363v1, whole genome shotgun sequence genome encodes:
- the LOC131149020 gene encoding F-box protein At5g62510-like: protein MCYMSASLKRRSSFSLHFECLQLLSWAAALAPPSPPVLLGIISYAMERKRGNPTSPQQEAKRRVCCKTPLARADDSIPYIPEELVEEILSRAPAESLARFMCVCKSWHSLFSDPFFVKKHLNFAHASRNLA from the coding sequence ATGTGCTATATGTCTGCCTCGCTGAAGCGCCGATCGTCCTTTTCCCTTCACTTCGAATGCCTACAACTTCTCTCGTGGGCTGCCGCACTGGCGCCGCCATCGCCACCGGTTCTTCTCGGCATTATCTCATACGCGATGGAGAGGAAAAGGGGCAACCCAACTTCTCCGCAGCAAGAGGCAAAGAGGAGAGTTTGCTGCAAAACCCCGTTAGCTCGTGCGGATGATTCAATTCCGTATATTCCCGAAGAATTGGTTGAGGAAATTCTCTCAAGAGCGCCCGCTGAGTCTCTGGCTCGATTCATGTGCGTTTGCAAATCTTGGCACTCCTTGTTCTCGGACCCATTCTTCGTCAAGAAGCACCTCAACTTTGCCCATGCATCAAGGAATCTTGCTTAA